One window of Nocardia nova SH22a genomic DNA carries:
- a CDS encoding NUDIX hydrolase, with protein MAHSSTIHESLTAVFQVRRFLDTITAGPDGADGNGVVASEPIDPQAPRANAGSRTELGVLLWQRAMEPQTGTWSLPGGRLRDDEDLDTSARRQLAEKVDVRELWHIEQLSVFSDPHRVPGVRRIASAYLGLVPLTADPQLPADTRWHPVSALPNMSFDHGTVVHHARTRLAAKLSYTNLAFALAPSMFTMSTLREIYCTALGYDVDTTNLQRVLSRRKVITPTGDTAAPGRSGGRPAAVYRFTDDEIRVTDEFAALRPPV; from the coding sequence GTGGCCCATAGTAGCACCATTCACGAATCGCTCACCGCGGTGTTCCAGGTTCGTCGCTTCTTGGACACCATCACCGCAGGTCCAGACGGTGCCGACGGTAACGGGGTGGTCGCCAGCGAACCGATCGACCCACAGGCGCCGCGCGCGAACGCCGGTTCCCGCACCGAACTCGGGGTGCTGCTGTGGCAGCGCGCGATGGAACCGCAGACCGGGACGTGGTCGCTGCCCGGCGGCCGGTTGCGCGACGATGAGGATCTCGACACCTCCGCCCGCCGCCAGCTCGCGGAGAAGGTGGACGTGCGCGAGCTGTGGCATATCGAGCAGCTGTCGGTGTTCAGCGATCCGCACCGGGTGCCGGGGGTGCGCCGCATCGCCTCGGCCTATCTGGGCCTGGTGCCGTTGACCGCCGATCCGCAGCTGCCCGCCGACACCCGCTGGCATCCGGTCTCGGCCCTGCCGAACATGTCCTTCGACCACGGCACCGTCGTCCATCACGCCCGCACCCGGCTGGCCGCGAAACTGTCCTACACCAATCTCGCCTTCGCCCTGGCGCCTTCGATGTTCACGATGTCCACGTTGCGCGAAATTTATTGCACGGCACTGGGATACGATGTCGATACCACCAATCTGCAACGAGTCCTGTCCCGCCGCAAGGTGATTACGCCGACGGGTGACACCGCCGCTCCGGGCCGCTCGGGCGGGCGACCGGCCGCGGTCTACCGGTTCACCGACGACGAGATCCGGGTGACCGACGAATTCGCCGCCCTCCGGCCACCGGTCTGA
- a CDS encoding IS701 family transposase, producing the protein MSIPAVPKSLQPLLGAFRPCFTTPTFTTFVTLTIGMIAAPTRRTVCGMLTAARMGGHHARAHRFFATAVWSLDQVGLTMLGLVIGWLTPTGAPLLIAIDDTLFRRSGKKVHGAVWAYDGSRQVAKGQAKLSRGTTFVVAAVVVDLPFADRPIALPVLFRLWRPGGQPKTTLARELIGRIAAARPDRAVHVVADGAYVCSALRQLPVNVTLTGPLPRNAALYEVHPDLDNPPNMRGRRGRPRTRGARIGTSSELAATTAGVQIAVTRYGHTATVTVHERRCLWYGAFRSQPVRVLVVREPRRPGLALLTTDTTTAAAELIARYSARWSIEVAFFDAKHVTGVSEARNRTRLAVERTVPFGMLTQTLVILWYHLAGHSPAVVAEHRTRARWYTTKTHPSYPDMLTKLRRTLIAAQYCADLPGDPTPEQIRAIRLAWANTGT; encoded by the coding sequence GTGTCGATCCCTGCGGTGCCGAAGTCGTTGCAGCCCTTGTTGGGTGCGTTCCGGCCGTGTTTCACCACTCCGACGTTCACCACCTTCGTCACGCTGACGATCGGGATGATCGCTGCCCCGACCCGGCGGACGGTGTGCGGCATGCTCACCGCCGCCCGGATGGGTGGCCATCACGCTCGCGCGCACCGGTTCTTCGCCACCGCCGTCTGGAGCCTCGACCAGGTCGGACTGACCATGCTGGGGCTGGTCATCGGCTGGCTCACCCCGACCGGCGCGCCGCTGCTCATCGCTATCGATGACACGTTGTTCCGGCGCAGCGGCAAGAAGGTGCACGGCGCGGTGTGGGCCTACGACGGCTCCCGCCAAGTCGCCAAGGGACAGGCCAAACTTTCGCGCGGCACCACCTTCGTGGTTGCCGCGGTGGTGGTCGATCTGCCGTTCGCGGACCGTCCGATCGCGCTGCCGGTGCTGTTTCGGCTATGGCGTCCCGGCGGGCAACCCAAAACGACTCTCGCCCGCGAGCTGATCGGCCGGATCGCCGCCGCGCGCCCCGACCGTGCCGTCCATGTCGTCGCCGACGGCGCGTATGTGTGCAGCGCCCTGCGGCAGCTCCCCGTGAACGTGACGTTGACCGGGCCGCTGCCCCGGAACGCCGCCCTGTACGAGGTGCATCCCGACCTGGACAACCCGCCGAATATGCGGGGTCGGCGAGGTCGGCCCCGTACCCGGGGCGCCAGGATCGGAACATCGTCCGAGCTGGCCGCTACCACCGCCGGCGTACAGATCGCGGTGACTCGCTACGGCCACACTGCCACCGTGACCGTGCACGAACGACGCTGCCTGTGGTACGGCGCGTTCCGCTCCCAGCCCGTCCGGGTGCTGGTTGTGCGCGAGCCCCGCCGCCCCGGACTCGCGCTACTGACCACCGACACCACCACTGCGGCAGCCGAACTCATCGCCCGGTATTCCGCCCGCTGGTCCATCGAGGTCGCATTCTTCGACGCCAAACATGTCACCGGCGTCAGCGAGGCCCGCAACCGCACCCGGTTGGCGGTGGAGCGCACCGTCCCATTCGGAATGCTCACCCAGACCCTGGTGATCCTCTGGTACCACCTCGCCGGGCACTCACCTGCGGTCGTCGCCGAACACCGCACCCGGGCCCGCTGGTACACCACCAAAACCCATCCCAGCTACCCCGACATGCTCACCAAGCTCCGGCGCACGCTGATCGCCGCCCAATATTGTGCCGACCTACCCGGCGATCCCACCCCCGAACAAATCCGTGCCATACGGCTGGCCTGGGCAAACACAGGCACCTGA
- a CDS encoding FAD-dependent monooxygenase: MRSEDVVIVGGGPTGLLLGCELALAGVHPVVLERRSEPSTAPKANGLAGQIVQLLDYRGLLETLSAEASFVGPLPEWEFGSVPLEFSRLPASPMHAVLIQQPAMETVLRQRADELSVEVRHGHELTALASDGDEVTIEVCGPGGDYMMRTRYVVGCDGGGSVVRRMGGIEFPGSTGSEVVRIGHFTVLVTEGFRDDDNVESARRPTVIRTSNGRVMMMSVRPGIRLVAVSENAPRTESGPMTLGEFQASVRRVMGDELPLGEPIWLTHTTSHARLANTYKQGRVLLAGDAAHLFPGGGSALNVGLTDAFNLGWKLAAEVRGRAPRGLLDTYHTERYPAAQRTLIQTRAQVFLHQCDDEDGAALRTLLSELLEFDQPLEHLGRILAGSDIRYPMPGGGPHPLVGRLVPDLPLQTADRGPVRVTDLMRTGRPLLLDFTNTDALHGMSHPWIDRIATITATCDNPPAPALLIRPDGYIAWAADQQANLEEALTHWFGTNISTA, from the coding sequence GTGAGATCTGAAGATGTGGTGATCGTCGGTGGCGGACCGACTGGCCTGCTGCTGGGGTGCGAGCTGGCTTTGGCGGGCGTGCATCCGGTGGTGCTCGAGCGTCGCAGCGAACCGAGCACGGCGCCCAAGGCCAATGGGTTGGCCGGGCAGATCGTCCAATTGCTGGACTATCGAGGGCTACTCGAAACCCTCAGTGCTGAGGCGTCGTTCGTCGGTCCGCTGCCGGAATGGGAATTCGGTTCGGTGCCATTGGAATTCAGCAGGCTTCCCGCCAGTCCGATGCACGCTGTGCTGATTCAACAGCCGGCAATGGAGACGGTGCTGAGACAGCGTGCTGACGAGCTATCGGTCGAGGTTCGTCATGGACATGAGCTGACGGCGTTGGCCAGTGATGGTGACGAGGTGACCATCGAGGTCTGCGGGCCAGGCGGCGACTACATGATGCGGACGCGCTACGTGGTCGGCTGCGATGGCGGGGGCAGTGTCGTGCGCCGTATGGGCGGGATCGAGTTTCCGGGTAGCACCGGTTCGGAGGTCGTGCGCATTGGGCACTTCACCGTACTGGTGACTGAAGGCTTCCGCGATGACGACAACGTCGAGAGCGCGCGACGGCCCACTGTGATCCGCACGTCGAACGGTCGGGTGATGATGATGTCCGTGCGCCCTGGGATTCGGCTTGTTGCGGTCAGTGAGAATGCCCCGCGTACCGAGTCCGGCCCGATGACCCTCGGTGAGTTCCAGGCCAGTGTGCGGCGAGTGATGGGTGACGAATTGCCCTTAGGCGAACCGATCTGGCTGACTCACACCACGAGCCATGCCCGCTTGGCGAATACCTACAAACAGGGTCGTGTGCTGCTGGCCGGCGACGCTGCTCACCTGTTCCCCGGCGGCGGTTCCGCGTTGAACGTCGGATTGACCGATGCGTTCAATCTTGGGTGGAAGCTCGCCGCCGAGGTTCGAGGCCGGGCGCCGCGCGGCCTGCTCGACACCTATCACACCGAGCGGTATCCAGCGGCACAGCGAACACTGATACAAACCCGCGCACAGGTATTCCTGCACCAGTGCGATGACGAGGATGGGGCCGCATTACGGACGCTACTGTCCGAGCTACTGGAATTCGACCAGCCCCTCGAACATCTCGGTCGCATACTCGCGGGCTCGGATATCCGCTACCCGATGCCCGGAGGCGGCCCACATCCGCTGGTCGGGCGGCTGGTCCCTGATCTGCCGCTGCAGACCGCTGATCGCGGACCGGTCCGAGTGACCGATCTTATGCGCACCGGCCGGCCACTGCTGCTCGATTTCACGAACACCGATGCCCTGCATGGGATGTCGCATCCATGGATCGACCGCATCGCCACGATCACTGCGACATGCGACAACCCACCCGCGCCGGCTCTGTTGATCCGACCCGACGGCTACATCGCGTGGGCCGCCGATCAACAGGCCAACCTCGAGGAGGCGCTGACGCACTGGTTCGGCACCAATATATCGACAGCCTGA
- the nadA gene encoding quinolinate synthase NadA: MASTSLTTTAYAAQVIDGPAGFGGVEATPEWAAEIKRLARERNATILAHNYELPEIQDVADHVGDSLALSRIAAEAPEDTIVFCGVHFMAETAKILSPDKTVLIPDQRAGCSLADSISADELRAWKAEHPGAVVVSYVNTTAAVKALTDICCTSSNAVEVVASIDPDREVLFLPDQFLGAHVKRVTGRENMHIWAGECHVHAGINGDELTEQARTHPDAELFVHPECGCATSALYLAGEGAFPADRVHILSTGGMIDAAKAAQSTQVLVATEVGMLHQLRKAAPGIDFQAVNDRAACKYMKMITPAALLRCLTENLDEVHVDPETAALARNSVQRMIAIGNPGGGE; this comes from the coding sequence ATGGCGTCAACGAGTCTGACGACGACGGCATACGCAGCGCAGGTCATCGACGGCCCGGCCGGATTCGGCGGCGTCGAGGCCACACCGGAGTGGGCGGCCGAGATCAAGCGGCTCGCCCGCGAGCGCAACGCCACCATCCTGGCGCACAACTACGAACTACCCGAGATCCAGGACGTCGCCGATCACGTCGGCGACTCGCTCGCCCTGTCGCGGATCGCGGCCGAGGCGCCCGAGGACACCATCGTGTTCTGCGGTGTGCACTTCATGGCCGAGACCGCCAAGATCCTGAGCCCGGACAAGACCGTGCTGATCCCCGACCAGCGCGCCGGGTGCTCGCTCGCCGACTCCATCAGCGCCGACGAGTTGCGCGCCTGGAAGGCCGAACATCCCGGCGCCGTGGTGGTGTCGTATGTGAACACCACCGCCGCGGTGAAGGCGCTCACCGACATCTGCTGCACCTCGTCCAACGCCGTCGAGGTGGTCGCCTCGATCGATCCCGATCGCGAGGTGCTGTTCCTGCCCGACCAGTTCCTCGGCGCGCACGTCAAGCGCGTCACCGGCCGCGAGAACATGCATATCTGGGCCGGGGAGTGCCACGTGCACGCCGGGATCAACGGTGACGAGCTCACCGAACAGGCCCGCACCCACCCCGACGCCGAACTGTTCGTCCATCCCGAATGCGGTTGCGCCACTTCGGCGCTGTACCTCGCGGGCGAGGGCGCGTTCCCGGCCGACCGGGTGCACATCCTGTCCACCGGCGGCATGATCGACGCCGCCAAGGCCGCCCAGTCTACGCAGGTCCTGGTCGCGACCGAGGTCGGCATGCTGCATCAGCTGCGAAAGGCCGCGCCGGGCATCGACTTCCAGGCCGTCAACGACCGCGCCGCGTGCAAGTACATGAAGATGATCACCCCGGCGGCGCTGCTGCGCTGCCTGACCGAGAATCTCGACGAGGTGCACGTCGATCCGGAAACCGCTGCCCTGGCCCGCAATTCGGTGCAGCGCATGATCGCCATCGGCAATCCCGGCGGCGGCGAATAG
- a CDS encoding TetR/AcrR family transcriptional regulator, with product MSEESMRRRRRGAELENALLRAVWEELVRVGYEQLTYDAVAIRGGTSRPVLYRRWPTKQELVLAALRHQARPLPDEPPDTGELRGDVLALLHFVVQRTQELTPIREILAATPRNGPEPVTHLASPDRGLDWMRVILQRATRRGEIDPTASLPDRLATLPVALILQELLVAGSNPSDTDIREIVDLLFLPLVMLQQKQRPRIPNDWPGAVS from the coding sequence GTGTCTGAAGAGTCAATGCGACGGCGTCGCCGAGGAGCCGAACTCGAGAACGCGCTCCTGCGCGCGGTGTGGGAAGAGCTGGTCCGAGTCGGCTATGAACAGCTGACCTACGACGCGGTGGCTATCAGGGGCGGCACCAGCCGTCCGGTGCTCTACCGCCGCTGGCCGACGAAGCAGGAACTGGTGCTGGCCGCGCTACGCCACCAGGCCCGGCCCCTACCGGACGAGCCGCCTGATACCGGCGAATTGCGCGGTGACGTCCTGGCCCTGCTGCACTTCGTCGTTCAACGGACACAAGAACTCACCCCTATCCGCGAGATACTCGCCGCAACGCCGAGGAACGGCCCGGAGCCGGTCACCCATCTGGCCTCGCCCGACCGCGGCCTCGACTGGATGCGCGTCATCCTGCAACGGGCGACCCGGCGCGGCGAGATCGACCCAACGGCCTCGCTCCCGGACCGACTGGCCACACTACCTGTGGCTCTGATACTCCAGGAACTCCTCGTAGCCGGCAGCAACCCCTCCGACACCGACATCAGAGAAATCGTGGATCTACTGTTCCTGCCGCTGGTCATGCTCCAGCAGAAGCAACGCCCACGAATCCCAAACGACTGGCCAGGCGCTGTCAGCTAA
- a CDS encoding TIGR03854 family LLM class F420-dependent oxidoreductase encodes MKIRFGVGTGSDADPGDLPALVDRLEFAGVDSLWFSELVFAPAVDPTVGMAFALSRTERLKVGTSVAILPGRHPVLVAKQLASLSVLAPRRVLPVFGLRPAGTGEQALFPVPGPRGAVFDESLRLLRAVLGADEVDFDGEYFTVRGAGVGTRPSRPPDIWLGGRAPAALRRIGRHGDGWLGSFLTPSEAAAGIATINAAAAAAGRAIEADHFGITLLLAEEGIPAGLAAGIVRQRPDIDPAEVVAGSWPELHRLIDAYLAAGLSKFVVVPAGGRLSTGFVDRFVAELLPRQN; translated from the coding sequence ATGAAGATACGGTTCGGAGTGGGTACGGGGTCGGATGCCGATCCGGGGGATCTGCCCGCCCTCGTCGATCGGCTGGAGTTCGCGGGAGTCGATTCCCTGTGGTTCTCCGAACTCGTCTTCGCACCGGCGGTGGACCCGACGGTGGGGATGGCGTTCGCGCTGTCGCGGACCGAACGGCTGAAGGTCGGCACCTCGGTGGCGATCCTGCCCGGCCGCCATCCCGTTCTGGTCGCCAAACAGCTGGCGTCGCTGTCGGTGCTCGCGCCCCGGCGGGTACTGCCGGTGTTCGGTTTGCGACCGGCGGGAACCGGTGAACAGGCGCTGTTCCCGGTGCCTGGACCGCGCGGTGCGGTATTCGACGAATCGCTGCGACTGCTGCGCGCGGTCCTGGGGGCCGACGAGGTCGACTTCGACGGCGAGTACTTCACGGTGCGTGGCGCCGGCGTCGGGACGCGCCCGTCGCGGCCACCCGACATCTGGCTCGGCGGCCGGGCCCCGGCTGCCCTGCGCCGCATCGGCCGTCACGGTGACGGCTGGCTGGGTAGTTTCCTGACTCCCTCCGAGGCGGCGGCCGGAATCGCCACGATCAACGCGGCGGCGGCAGCGGCCGGGCGGGCGATCGAGGCCGATCACTTCGGTATCACGCTGTTGCTGGCCGAGGAGGGCATTCCCGCCGGGCTGGCGGCCGGAATCGTGCGGCAGCGTCCCGATATCGACCCGGCGGAGGTGGTGGCGGGCAGCTGGCCGGAGCTGCACCGGCTCATCGACGCCTACCTCGCGGCCGGACTCAGCAAGTTCGTGGTGGTACCGGCCGGCGGGCGCCTGTCGACCGGTTTCGTGGACCGATTCGTCGCCGAACTCCTGCCCCGGCAGAACTGA
- a CDS encoding L-aspartate oxidase codes for MSTPSIGWEADADLVVIGGGVAGLTAARTASLRGLRVLTLSKGGPTDTSTQYAQGGIAVVAPDGDTVDSHVDDTVDAGAGLCDPQAVRSIVSGGADAVAALTDLGAVFDLGRDGRVSRTREGGHSTRRIIHAGGDATGAEVQRALNAAGLPVLFGTAALDIVTGPDGVRGVIVVSDKGFGIVHTPAVLLATGGLGQLYACSTNPPGATADGIALALRAGALVADLEFLQFHPTVLFSPGGLGRRPLISEAVRGEGAVLVDAAGESVTAGVDPRGDLAPRDIVSKAIAARMRALGTDHVYLDARSIDGFPQRFPTITTSCRAAGLDPSADLIPVAPAAHFQCGGIVTDTHGRTAVPGLYAAGEVARTGLHGANRLASNSLLEGLVVGERAGAAAAERLGASARVAEVAAVPLPRVERTALQQLMSAHAAVVRDGDGLRGAMLRVLALMSDDEPGDAEETGEQRGPGSPVRAEERPPVDAAADQVDIASAQGVSRFDGRSGEVLRAVEDAALTMTARALLVVAAARAESRGCHTRSDCPEPRDELRRSVAVRLGDDGRPQVAGEPIALADPLPAVSTR; via the coding sequence ATGTCGACACCGTCGATCGGCTGGGAGGCCGATGCTGATCTGGTGGTGATCGGTGGCGGGGTCGCGGGTCTGACCGCGGCCCGCACCGCATCGCTGCGGGGGTTACGGGTCCTGACCCTGAGCAAGGGCGGCCCGACCGATACGTCCACCCAATACGCGCAGGGCGGGATCGCCGTGGTCGCGCCGGACGGGGATACGGTCGACTCGCATGTCGACGATACGGTCGACGCCGGTGCGGGACTGTGCGATCCGCAGGCGGTCCGCTCGATCGTGTCCGGCGGCGCGGACGCGGTCGCGGCGCTGACCGATCTGGGCGCGGTCTTCGATCTGGGCCGCGACGGCCGGGTCTCGCGCACCCGCGAGGGCGGGCACAGCACCCGCCGCATCATCCACGCCGGTGGCGACGCGACCGGCGCCGAGGTGCAGCGCGCGCTCAACGCGGCGGGGCTTCCGGTCCTGTTCGGCACCGCGGCCCTCGACATCGTCACCGGGCCCGACGGGGTGCGCGGGGTGATCGTGGTGTCGGACAAGGGATTCGGCATCGTCCACACCCCCGCCGTGCTGCTCGCGACGGGCGGGCTCGGGCAGCTCTACGCCTGTAGCACCAATCCGCCGGGCGCAACCGCCGACGGCATCGCACTCGCCCTGCGGGCCGGTGCGCTGGTCGCGGATCTGGAGTTCCTGCAGTTCCATCCCACCGTCCTGTTCAGTCCCGGCGGGCTGGGACGGCGGCCGCTGATCAGCGAGGCCGTGCGCGGTGAGGGCGCGGTGCTGGTCGACGCGGCGGGCGAGTCGGTGACCGCCGGGGTCGACCCGCGCGGTGATCTGGCGCCGCGCGACATCGTCTCCAAGGCCATCGCGGCACGGATGCGGGCACTCGGCACCGATCACGTCTACCTCGACGCCCGCTCGATCGACGGCTTCCCGCAACGGTTTCCGACGATCACCACCTCCTGCCGCGCGGCGGGACTGGACCCGAGCGCCGATCTGATCCCGGTGGCCCCGGCCGCGCACTTCCAGTGCGGCGGCATCGTCACCGACACCCACGGCCGCACCGCGGTCCCCGGACTGTACGCGGCCGGTGAGGTGGCGCGGACCGGTCTGCACGGCGCCAACCGGCTGGCCTCCAACAGCCTGCTGGAAGGTCTCGTGGTCGGTGAGCGCGCCGGGGCCGCGGCGGCCGAACGGCTCGGCGCGAGTGCGCGGGTGGCCGAGGTGGCGGCGGTGCCGCTGCCCCGGGTCGAACGAACGGCGTTGCAGCAGTTGATGTCCGCGCACGCCGCGGTGGTGCGTGACGGCGACGGCCTGCGCGGCGCGATGCTGCGGGTCCTCGCGCTGATGAGCGACGACGAACCCGGCGACGCGGAAGAAACCGGCGAGCAACGAGGTCCGGGTTCCCCGGTTCGGGCGGAGGAACGCCCGCCCGTGGACGCAGCTGCCGACCAGGTGGATATCGCTTCGGCACAAGGCGTATCGCGATTCGACGGTCGTTCCGGAGAAGTGCTGCGCGCGGTCGAGGACGCGGCGCTCACCATGACCGCCCGCGCCCTGCTGGTGGTTGCCGCGGCCCGCGCCGAGAGCCGTGGCTGCCACACCCGCTCGGACTGCCCCGAGCCCCGCGACGAGCTGCGCCGCAGCGTCGCGGTCCGGCTCGGTGACGACGGGCGCCCCCAGGTGGCCGGTGAGCCGATCGCGCTGGCCGACCCGCTACCGGCGGTGAGCACCCGATGA
- a CDS encoding winged helix DNA-binding domain-containing protein, protein MRSITVAQRRARLSRRHRLTGPARGTDPADIADSMVALHATDPATVYLSVCARSADLAPADVERALYDDRTLLRMLAMRRTMFVVPVELVAILQAAVADALAVKQRRAYGKYLQQAVDGDIDAWLAEVAEETHRELLARGSATGAQLSAALPRLRTQVDTAPGKPYSKPTNITTWVLLILGCDGLIVRARPNGRWTSSQYTWAPREAWLPGENAPIALEAARAELARRWLRTFGPAPADDLIWWTGWTKTDARKALSALEVTEVDLGGATGIVLSDDLEPESEPEPWAALLPALDPTPMGWQSRDWFLGPHAPALFDTNGNIGPSIWVDGRVVGGWAQRADGEIAWRLLEDVGADAKALIDREVERTTAWFGDVRAIPRFRTPLERELTA, encoded by the coding sequence ATGCGTTCGATTACGGTCGCTCAGCGACGCGCGCGGCTGTCCCGGCGGCACCGGCTCACCGGCCCGGCCCGGGGCACCGATCCGGCCGATATCGCCGATTCGATGGTGGCCCTGCACGCCACCGATCCGGCGACGGTATATCTGTCGGTCTGCGCCCGCAGCGCGGATCTGGCCCCCGCCGATGTGGAGCGCGCCCTCTACGACGATCGGACACTGCTGCGCATGCTGGCGATGCGGCGCACCATGTTCGTGGTGCCGGTCGAGTTGGTCGCGATACTGCAGGCGGCGGTCGCCGACGCGCTCGCGGTCAAACAGCGCCGCGCCTACGGGAAGTATCTGCAGCAGGCCGTCGACGGCGATATCGACGCCTGGCTGGCCGAGGTCGCCGAGGAGACGCATCGGGAACTGCTGGCCCGGGGCAGTGCGACGGGCGCGCAACTGTCGGCCGCGCTGCCGCGGCTGCGCACCCAGGTCGACACCGCACCCGGTAAGCCGTATTCGAAACCGACCAACATCACCACCTGGGTGCTGTTGATCCTGGGCTGCGACGGGCTGATCGTGCGCGCCCGCCCCAACGGCCGCTGGACCAGCAGTCAGTACACGTGGGCGCCGCGGGAGGCCTGGCTTCCCGGCGAGAACGCGCCGATCGCACTCGAGGCGGCGCGCGCCGAGCTGGCCCGCCGCTGGCTGCGCACCTTCGGCCCGGCTCCGGCCGACGATCTGATCTGGTGGACCGGCTGGACGAAAACCGATGCGCGCAAGGCGCTCTCGGCGCTGGAGGTCACCGAGGTCGATCTCGGCGGCGCGACCGGCATCGTGCTGTCCGACGATCTGGAACCCGAATCCGAGCCCGAACCCTGGGCGGCGCTGCTGCCCGCACTGGATCCGACCCCGATGGGCTGGCAGTCCCGCGACTGGTTCCTCGGCCCGCACGCCCCGGCGCTGTTCGACACCAACGGCAATATCGGGCCGAGTATCTGGGTCGACGGCCGCGTCGTCGGCGGCTGGGCGCAGCGCGCCGACGGCGAGATCGCCTGGCGGCTGCTGGAGGACGTCGGCGCCGACGCGAAGGCCCTGATCGACCGCGAGGTCGAGCGAACCACCGCCTGGTTCGGTGACGTCCGCGCGATCCCCCGCTTCCGCACCCCGCTGGAACGCGAACTCACCGCCTGA
- the nadC gene encoding carboxylating nicotinate-nucleotide diphosphorylase produces the protein MALAPELDRTELLTLIRTALDEDLRYGPDITSAATVPADATVKAAMVSRQPGTVAGIDVGLLVLDEVIGAGNYEVTDRVADGTRVAPGDAVLTVVAPTRQLLTAERTMLNLVTHMSGIATATAAWVDAVEGTGCRIRDSRKTLPGLRALQKYSVRVGGGVNHRMGLGDAALIKDNHVVAAGSVVAALRAVRELDPDIECEVEVDSLDQLDAVLTEDVELVLLDNFPLWATQSAVQRRNARSPRTKLESSGGLSLDAAAEYARTGVDYLAVGALTHSVRVLDLGLDM, from the coding sequence ATGGCCCTGGCCCCCGAACTCGACCGCACCGAACTGCTCACCCTGATCCGCACCGCACTCGACGAGGATCTGCGCTACGGCCCCGACATCACCTCGGCCGCAACGGTTCCCGCCGACGCGACCGTCAAGGCGGCGATGGTGTCGCGGCAGCCGGGCACGGTCGCCGGTATCGATGTGGGACTGCTGGTTCTGGACGAGGTGATCGGCGCCGGGAACTACGAGGTGACCGATCGGGTCGCCGACGGCACCCGCGTCGCACCGGGTGACGCGGTGCTTACCGTCGTCGCTCCCACCCGGCAGTTGCTGACCGCCGAGCGCACCATGCTCAACCTGGTCACGCACATGTCCGGGATCGCGACCGCCACCGCCGCGTGGGTCGACGCGGTCGAGGGCACCGGCTGCCGTATCCGTGACAGCCGTAAGACGCTGCCGGGACTGCGTGCGCTGCAGAAGTATTCGGTGCGGGTCGGCGGCGGCGTCAACCACCGGATGGGACTCGGTGACGCCGCGCTGATCAAGGACAATCACGTGGTCGCCGCCGGATCGGTGGTCGCGGCCCTGCGCGCGGTGCGGGAGCTGGACCCGGATATCGAATGCGAGGTCGAGGTCGACAGCCTCGATCAGCTCGACGCGGTCCTGACCGAGGACGTGGAACTGGTGCTGCTGGACAACTTCCCGCTGTGGGCCACCCAGTCCGCGGTGCAGCGCCGCAACGCTCGCTCCCCGCGCACGAAACTCGAATCATCGGGCGGCCTGTCCCTCGACGCCGCCGCCGAGTACGCCCGCACCGGTGTCGACTACCTCGCCGTCGGCGCGCTCACCCACTCGGTACGGGTACTGGATCTGGGCCTGGACATGTAG